The following are encoded together in the Flavihumibacter fluvii genome:
- the tsaD gene encoding tRNA (adenosine(37)-N6)-threonylcarbamoyltransferase complex transferase subunit TsaD, producing the protein MGITILAIESSCDETAASICRDGKILSNIIATQKVHEKYGGVVPELASRAHMQHIVPVVDQCLVEAGVVLKDLDAIAFTQAPGLIGALLVGAQFARSVALALGKPLITVHHMQAHVLANLIEEPSPKFPFLCLTVSGGHTQIVLCESPVKLTVIGETIDDAAGEAFDKSAKILGLPYPGGPLIDRYANLGNPKAFIFPEPKIPALDFSFSGLKTAILYFLQEQMKANPHFIEERLNDICASIQHRIITILLNKLKKAAIETGIHEICLAGGVSANSGLRKAFTEAGKKYQWNTYFPSIEFCTDNAAMIAITAYYKYRAGDFAADDATPTAKAGW; encoded by the coding sequence TTATTGCCACCCAAAAAGTACATGAAAAATATGGGGGTGTAGTGCCTGAACTGGCCAGTCGTGCACATATGCAGCATATCGTTCCTGTGGTTGACCAATGTTTGGTGGAAGCGGGAGTTGTATTAAAGGATTTGGATGCCATTGCATTTACACAGGCACCGGGGCTTATTGGCGCATTACTTGTTGGTGCCCAGTTTGCAAGGTCGGTTGCCCTGGCGCTGGGAAAACCATTAATTACCGTCCACCATATGCAAGCCCACGTGCTGGCGAACCTGATTGAAGAACCTTCGCCCAAATTTCCCTTTTTATGTTTAACGGTTAGTGGCGGCCATACCCAGATTGTATTATGTGAATCGCCTGTGAAGCTAACAGTGATTGGAGAAACGATTGATGATGCTGCTGGTGAAGCATTTGATAAATCGGCAAAGATTCTTGGGCTACCCTACCCTGGCGGACCATTGATTGATCGATATGCAAACCTGGGAAATCCAAAAGCCTTTATTTTTCCGGAACCTAAAATACCTGCACTTGATTTTAGTTTCAGCGGATTAAAGACGGCTATCCTATACTTTTTACAGGAGCAAATGAAAGCAAATCCGCATTTTATCGAAGAACGTTTGAACGATATTTGCGCATCGATACAACACAGGATTATCACTATTTTATTGAATAAACTCAAAAAAGCTGCTATAGAAACAGGTATCCATGAAATCTGCCTGGCCGGGGGTGTATCTGCAAACAGTGGTCTGCGAAAAGCTTTTACCGAAGCCGGGAAGAAGTACCAATGGAATACTTATTTTCCATCAATTGAATTTTGCACGGATAATGCTGCAATGATTGCAATAACCGCCTATTATAAATATCGCGCAGGTGATTTTGCTGCGGATGATGCCACTCCAACCGCCAAGGCAGGCTGGTGA
- a CDS encoding tRNA1(Val) (adenine(37)-N6)-methyltransferase: MSRNYFQFKQFTVYQDKVAMKVCTDACLFGAWISNKIKSVQLNGSPILDIGTGTGLLSLMLAQQFPNYIETVDVDELAVESATRNIAISPWPDRIRAYHGHILNFVPKEKYALILSNPPFFVNDLPAQEAGKRLAKHESLLPLPQLFDYAMKYLSIAGYWAILLPANRNDEALNIAANAGFKLIYKATVQQTPEHQPFRVMLMFSTNQVQPETENIIIRSGSHYSQRFVQLLQPYYLYL; this comes from the coding sequence ATGTCGAGAAACTATTTCCAATTTAAACAGTTCACTGTATACCAGGATAAAGTGGCCATGAAGGTTTGTACAGATGCCTGCTTGTTTGGAGCCTGGATAAGTAATAAGATTAAGTCAGTTCAGTTAAACGGATCACCTATTTTGGATATTGGAACAGGAACAGGCCTTTTGAGTTTGATGCTGGCACAGCAATTTCCCAATTATATTGAAACAGTAGATGTCGATGAATTAGCTGTTGAATCAGCAACCAGAAATATTGCGATAAGTCCATGGCCTGACCGGATCCGCGCATACCATGGTCATATCCTTAATTTTGTTCCAAAAGAAAAATATGCGCTAATCCTATCGAATCCGCCTTTTTTTGTTAACGACCTGCCCGCACAGGAAGCAGGGAAACGATTGGCCAAGCATGAATCTTTACTACCCCTCCCACAATTGTTTGATTATGCAATGAAATACCTCTCAATCGCAGGATATTGGGCAATACTTTTACCAGCAAACCGTAACGATGAAGCCTTAAATATTGCTGCTAATGCCGGCTTTAAGCTGATTTATAAAGCGACTGTTCAACAAACACCTGAACACCAGCCTTTCAGGGTAATGCTTATGTTTTCAACCAATCAGGTCCAACCAGAAACAGAAAATATTATCATAAGGTCTGGCAGTCACTATTCCCAAAGGTTTGTGCAGCTGTTGCAACCGTATTACCTCTACCTTTGA
- a CDS encoding DMT family protein → MRTIILLVASNIFMTFAWYGHLKQTGVPLWKAILASWAIAFFEYCLMVPANRYGFASGFSGFQLKITQEVITLVVFAVFAVLYLKEPLRWNYLVSFSLLLAAVYFMFKK, encoded by the coding sequence ATGAGAACAATTATTTTGCTGGTTGCTTCGAACATTTTTATGACGTTTGCCTGGTACGGTCACCTAAAGCAAACAGGTGTTCCTTTATGGAAAGCCATCTTAGCCAGTTGGGCCATAGCCTTTTTTGAATATTGCCTCATGGTTCCTGCTAACCGTTATGGTTTTGCAAGTGGGTTTTCAGGTTTCCAGCTTAAGATAACACAGGAGGTCATCACATTGGTGGTATTTGCCGTTTTTGCAGTGCTTTACCTAAAGGAACCACTCAGATGGAATTACCTTGTTTCCTTTAGCTTGTTGTTAGCTGCAGTTTATTTCATGTTCAAAAAATAA